In Halobacterium noricense, the genomic stretch GAGGTCGAACAGCGCGGCCCCAGCGAGTTCGTCGCGAAACTGCCCAAGGTGTAAGGTAGGACAGGCTATCTTCTGCGTCGTGCCCACTTCCGCCCGCCGGCGTCACGCCGGCACTCGCGTTCCCATCACCACTTCGTTCCGACTCGCCTCACCACTTCGGCGCTGCACTCGATGCTGACTGCAGGCACAGCCGGTCAATCGTCGTCTCGCTCCGCGTCGTCCGTACCCGCATCGGCCGGTTTCTCCATCGTGACGCGGTGCGGGGCGTAGCCGCGGCGGTCGTAGAGGCGGCGCGCGGCCTCGTTGTCCCACAGCGCTTCGACGGCGAGCACGTCCGCGCCCGCGTCGCGCAGTTGGCCCTCCGCGTAGTCGAGGAGCGCCGACCCGACGCCCTCGCCGCGGACGTCCGGCAGCACGTAGACGTTGTCTACGACCCCGCGGGTGGCGTCTGTCTCGAAGAATCCCGTCTCGACGTGGAACATCACGAACCCGACGGGCTGGCCCGCGCTCCGAGCGAGTGCGCAGTCGCCGGTGTGGACGTATTGCGCGACGAGGTCGCGGGCCTGCTCGCGGTTCTCCTCGGCGAGCAAGTGTGAGGCGTGCGCGCGCTGCTCGCGCGCGAGCGAGACCCACAGCTCCGTGACGGCCGCGACGTCGTCCCTGGTCGCAGCCGCCACGTCCATCAGCGGTCCTCCACGACCGGCGTCCTCGGGGCCAGTGTCAACGAAGCCGGCGTCAGCCCCGCTACCGTCATCGTAGCGCCTCCACGGCCGGGAGTGACTCGCCCGTGAGCAGCCGGAGGGCAGCGCCGCCGCCGGTACTCACGTGCTCGAACCCCGAGAGGCCGAATTGCCGGATGGCCGCGGCCGTGTCGCCGCCGCCGACGATGGTGTACTCCGCCGCTGTCGCCGCCTCGAAGATGCCGCGCGTGCCGTCCGCGAACGTCTCGTCCTCGAAGACGCCCGCTGGCCCGTTCAGGACCGCTGTCCCTGTCTCTTCGAGAATGTCGGCGTACGCCGCGACCGTGTCGCTGCCGACGTCCTCGACGGGTTCGCTGCGCGCCGGTGGAAGTTCCTCGACCCCGAGTTCGGCTCGCTCGCCGTCGCGCTCGACGGCAACGTCCTCGGGCACGTGGATGTGGTTGCCGTACTCGTAGAGGAGGTCGTCCGCGCGCTCGATTTCCGTCTCGTAGCCGCGGTCGTGGACGAAGTCCGTGCTCGCACGCCCGATGTCCACGCCGGCCGCTGCGAGGAAGACGTTCGCGACGACGCCAGTCACGAGCACGTTCTCTGCGAGGTCGTTCGCGAGCGCGTGCTCGATGACCGTCACGGAGTCCGGGACCTTCGCGCCGCCGACGACGTACGTCCGCGGCGTCGGCGTCTCCTCGATGGAGCCCAGCACATCCAGTTCCGTCGCCATCACGCGGCCCGCGTACGACTCCAGCCGTTCGGGGAACCCGACCAGCGACGGCTGCGAGCGGTGCGCGGCCGCGAACGCGTCGTTGACGTACGCATCCAGTACGGGCGAGAGCCGCGCGACGAGGAACGTCTCCGCGGCGCGCTCGGCGGAGAACTCCATGTACTCCTCGCTGTAGAAGCGCGTATTCTCGAGCAGGACCGCCGTGCCCGCGTCGAGGGCGTCGACGGCGTCCCGCGCGTCCGCGGAGAAGGTCGCGTCGCAGTACGAGACCGGGTTGTCGAGGAGTTCGTCGAGCCGGTCGGCGTGCGGTTCGAGGCGCTCGAACTCGTCGCCACCCGGCCGCCCCTGGTGGGCGAGAACCGCGACCCGCGCGCCGCGGTCGAGCAGCTCGTCGAGCGTGTCCACGTGAGCCCGCAGCCGCGCGTCGTCGGCGAGCGTTCCGTCCTCGGCCAGCGGGCTGTTGATGTCGACCCGCACCCCGACCGCGGTGTCCGTCGCGTCGAGGTCGTCGAGGGTCCGTATCGCCATGTGGTGGGACCGAGAGAAGCGGCGTGCATAGGCGTTTCTGTCCGCCGCGGCCAAGCACGCGTCCGAATTCGGGTACGCAGGAACGAGTAAATATGCGGTGTCGTCGCGGGCTCAGGGAGCGGGTCGCGGAGCAGTGTCGGCGGGTCGGGCGTCAGACCGGCTGGCACTCCGGGCAGAGCAGTTGGCCGTTGACGTCCACGAGTTCGTGGGCGAGTCCGCCACAGCTCTCACAGACGCCCTGTTCGCTGTAACTGTCGGCGGAGTTGGCTTGCTCGCTGCCGGTCGGCGGGGCCGACGGTGCTGCGGGCGCGCCGCGGAGCTGTTTCTCGACGGTCGGCGCGACGTCGCGCGCTTCCACGACGCCGTGGACGCCGTCGTCGTCCGCGACCAGGACGCGCGGGTCGCCGGTCCGGCCCATCAGGTCCGCGGCGTCCGCCACGGAGGCGTCCAGCGACAGCGATTCGGGCGGGCCGTCCATCACGTCGGCGGCGGCGACTGCGTTCGGGTCGTGACCGTCCAGCAGGAGGTCCATGACGGTCTCGGCGGTGACGACGCCGACCGGGTCGGTGCCGCGGAGGACGACCGCGCTGGTGGTGTTCTCGGCCCGCATCAGCTCGACTGCGTCGAGAAGTTCGTCGGATTCGCTGACGCCGACGAACTCCTGGGAGAGCACGTCCCTGAGCGCTAACTGTGTCATGGGAAGACGTAGCACGCAGCCGTGCTAAAAGGTATCCCCAAAACGCGTATGGTGTCCGGAAGCGAAGGTTCCTGGGGGCGAAACCGAGCGGGTCAACGTTCTCGGTGGGTGTCCGGGCTGCGAAACTTCTGTCGCCACGTGAGGAGTTCCTGCGGCGCGTGACGGCCGCAAACCGCGGGATTCAACACCGCTGCCTCTCCTGTCGCGTAGTAATGACCATCCCGTCGTTCGCTATCGGTATCGCCGGGGGCACGGGGGCCGGCAAGACGACGGTAGCGCGCGAGATTACCGACAACGTCGAGGAAGCGGCCACCCTCATTCCGCTGGACAACTACTACAAGGACCTCAGCCACATGGGTTTCGAGGAGCGCAAGACGGTCAACTACGACCACCCCTCGGCGTTCGAGTGGGACCTCCTCCAGGAGCACCTCGACGCGCTGCTCTCCGGCCAGCCCGTCGAGATGCCTCAGTACGACTTCACCGAACACCTCCGTAAAGAAGAACGAATCACCGTCGAACCCACTGACGTCATCGTGCTGGAGGGGATCCTGGCGCTCTACGACGAGGACGTCAACGACATGCTCGACCTCCACATCTACGTCGAGACCGACGCCGACGTCCGCATTCTCCGCCGCATCGAGCGCGACGTCGTCGACCGCGGCCGCGACCTCGAAAGCGTGATGGACCAGTACCTCTCGACGGTCAAGCCGATGCACGAGCAGTTCATCGAGCCCACGAAGAAGGACGCCGACATCATCATCCCGGAGGGCGCGAACGCGGTCGCGGTCAACCTCCTCGAAGAGAAAGTCCAGGCCGAGAGCTCGGAGATGGCGGAGTGGGCAGTGCGCGGCGACGAGGAGCGCTACGAGCGCGAGTTCGCGGACAGCGACCCCGACGACGGAGCCGAGGAAGAAGTCGACGCGAACGCAGCCGAGAACTCGAAGTAGTTCGTAGCTCGAGAGGCGTGACTGCTCGGTAGTTCTGTCGTCGGTACGTAGGTTCTGTCGTCGGGCGAATCGACTATCGTCGGACTACCGCTCGGGCGGGTGGTAGTCCCAGACGTTCGCGCGCCGCAGGCCGTCGCCAACTGCCTTGTGGAAGCCGACCTTCGTCTCGAACTCGTCCTCCTCGACGTGTTCGAAGATTTCCGCCACGGAGAGCACCTTCTCGTGGTTGATGCGAACCGGCCAGTCGCCGAACTCCTCGACGAACGCCGATTTCTCCAACGGGAAGTCGTCCTCTTCGTCGGTCATCTTCGAGAGGACCGCCATGTCGTAGTTGCGGCCGCCCTCGCTGCCTTTCTCGCCGTCGGGGTCGTGGACCCAGTCCCGGCCCGAGGGGTCTTCCATCTCTGCCATACGTACGGCGTTCGCCGCCGGCCCCAAAACCGTTTCTCAATCCGCGCAGGAGATTTCCGGCTCCACGAGCAACGAGGTCGCGTAGAATGTCAGCGGTGAGGCTGGGATTTGAACCCAGGAGGCTGACGCCACCGGTTTTCAAGACCGGCGCAATAGGCCGCTCTGCCACCTCACCACGCGAGTGACCGTACAGTGAGTGGACGGTTGAAACTGTCGTTGTCTGCGCGGCGACGACGCCCCGCCCCCGAATTTCGAGTGTTCGACGGCGAGACGGTGGGGAGGTTGGGTGGACGACCTGCTTGGGGGTGAACGAATCGCGAGGGGAACCCTCCCACCCCGTTTTGCAAGTGTTATACGTAGAAATCGGAGCGGTGATGCCAGCGGTGGACGAATGGCTAGTTGTACCAACACTGGAATCGGTCGATAGAGCAGCGATTGCGTGTGTTTTGGGGTGGGTTTGCTAGGAGGGGAACGTGGCAGGAACTTCGGGACGGAACGAGGGAAACAGACCGAACACGCGAAACTGCCGAAACGATAGAACCGAGGGTATTATAGTGGATGAGCAGAAAGCGACTCGCAAGCGATGAAGACGCCGTTCCGAGACCGCGTCGAGCTGTTCACCAACAAGGACGTCCTCAAGGACCACTACGAGCCGGAGGAAATCCTCGAACGCGACGAAGAAATCGACCAGTACGCCAACGCCCTCCAGGATGTCGTGGACGGCTGGGAGCCGGACAACGTCTTCGTCTACGGGAAGACCGGCGTCGGGAAGACCGCGGTGACGCGGTACATGATGGACGCCCTCGAGTACGAGGCCGAGGACCGCGAGGGCGTCGACGACGTGGTGAGCGTCGAGGTCAACTGCCACCACCACCCTTCGTCGTACCAGGCCGCCATCGCGCTCGTGAACGAACTCCGCGGGGACACCGACCGTGACCCGCTCACGACCGGGCTGTCGACGTCGGACGTGCTCAACGCGTTGTTCGACGAAATCGAAGCGCGCGAGGGCACCGTGCTCATCGTGCTCGACGAAATCGATAACCTCGGCGACGACGACATGCTGCTCTACCAGCTCCCGCGCGCGAAGACGAACGGCAACATCTCGGACTCGCAGGTCGCGGTCGTCGGCATCTCCAACGACTACACGTTCCGCAACGACCTCTCGCCGAAAGTTCAGGATACGCTCTGCGAGCGCGAAATCAAGTTCCCGCCGTACGACGCCAACGAGCTCGTCACGATTCTCACCGACCGCGCCGAACGCGGCCTCCGCGGGGACGTTCTCGAAGACGGTGTCATCCCGCAGTGTGCCGCGCTTGCCGCTCGTGACCGCGGGAGCGCGCGACAGGCCATCGACTTGCTCCGCGAGGCCGTCAACGTCGCCGTCGAGGACGGACGCGAAGTCGTCACCGAGGAAGACGTCGACACCGCGGTCGAACGCGTCGAACGTGGTCGCATCAAGGACTCTATCAAAGACCTCACGACCCACGGTCAGTACGTCCTGCTCGCGGTCACGCAGATGTCCGTCAGCGGCGAGACGCCGGCCCGTGCGAAGGAACTCTACGAAGTCTACGAGGAGGTCGCCGCGGAGTACGCTGCCGAACCCCTGAGCCAGCGCAGCGTCCACGACCATCTCAACGACCTCTCGATGCTCGGATTCCTCCGCCAGCACGACCGCAACTATGGCCGCGGCGGCGGGCAGTTCTTCGAGTACGAACTCGACGTCGACGCCGAGATGGTTCGGGAAGCGATGGCCGACGAAACCGAGTAGTGAATCCGCCGCTCCCGCTTTCTTTTCTCCCACACTCTTCTTCCTTCCTCGCTCTCTTGCTCTGCCTTCTGTCCCACCTTACTCTCCCACTCGCTCTCTTGCTCTGCCTACTCTCCCACTCGCTCTCTTGCTCTCCCGTTCTCCTGCCCTGGAACATTCGAAAATCGGGGTGGGGGACCCTCTCACTCGTCATTCTCACCCCTAACCCCTGACCTCCTCCCGACTTCACTTGCAAAACGGGGTGGGGGCCCTCTGCAGCCACCCACCCGACTCGCGAACAACACTTGCAAATGGGGGTCCCCGTGTGAACGAATTCGCGCACCAGCACTCCGGCCCGCTCGAACTCTGTGTGCTCTACTCCCGGACGAGCACGCGCTCGCCGTCCTCCGCTTCGATGCGGAGGCCGAGGTCTTCGACGTACGCGGTCGTGTACGCAGGAACGACGCGCCCAGCAGCGCGCCGTGCGCGGAGTTCCGCGACCAGCGAAACGAGGTCGTCACCAGTCCGGACGCGGGTTTGCTCGTGGAGGAAGTCGACGTCGTGGCCGGCATCGATTGCTCGCGCGGTCACGTTCTCGATTTCCGGCGCACTCCACGCACCCTCGAAGTCGATTGGCTCGCGGAAGCCCGCGAAGTAGAGGCTGCCGCCCCGGGATGGCCCGACGACGACGGGGTTCCGGCGGAGCTTCAGCGCCGCGCTATCGACGTGCTTGCGCGCGACCAGCGGCGCGTCGGGTTCCAGGACGGCGACCGACGCCACGCCCTCGGTGTCCAGCAGGTGCGTGACCGTGTTCCCGACGCGGGCGTGCTTCGAAGACCCGACCTGCACTTCGACGCGCGTGGCCGCGGTCGCCTCCTCGTCGAGCACGTCCTCGACGAGACTCCTGATTTCCTGCTCGGCGTCCGCTCCCTCGGGGACGTGCTCGTCGGGGAGCAGGTCGTCGGGCCGGTAATTCACGAGGAGGTCGCCGCCGCTCTCGGCCACCGCACGGAACGCGTCGGCGGCCATCGCCTCGTACAGCGATACGGCTTCCTGCTCTGAGAGCGGCGACGTGGCTGCCAGCTCCGGGAGCACGAGTCCTTCCCGCGGTGGGTCCACCGTGACGGCGACGACAGTCATACGTAGTCCTCCGTCCGGGGGACGCTTGAACGCCGCGATACGGCGGCCCCGTGACCGAAACCGTTCCGCTGGTCGCCACAGCACCGGTCAGCGACCGCGCCGGCTAGTCGCCACAGCACCGGTCAGCGACCGCGCCGGCTAGTCGCCACAGCACCGATCAGCGACCGCGCCGGCCCTTCGTCTGCCGGTAGTCGGTGTCGAGCAGGTCGAGGAAGAAGTCGACGTACTCCTCTCGCTGGTCGTCGGTCTGGTCGGCGGGGTGAACCATCGGCGCGAGTTCGAACCCACGCCCCCGAATCGACGTCGCGTGGTGGTCCTCGATGTCGAGGTCGTCGGCGGGCGTGGTCGTGTACTCCTTTCCGAGTTCCGTGAGCGCGCGCTGGCCGACCGGCACGAGCACCTCGGGGTTGATGATGCGGATGTCGGCGTTCAGGTACGGTTCGCAGGTCACCACCTCCTCGTCGCTGAGGCCGCGGTCGGGGTGCCGGCAGCGCGTCAGGTACGTCAGGTAGGCGTTGTCGAGTTCGGGCTCGGCGCTGGACGGCAGCGAGTAGTTCAGACCGATGCTACCGAGGATGTGCTGGAAACGCTCGCCGGCCTCGTCGCCGGTGAACGGGACGCCCGTTCGCTCGGCTCCCTCACTGGGGGCTTCGCCGACGAACACGAAGTCCGCGCCGACGTCGCCGTAGCCGTGGACGACGCGCTCGCGGACGTCACAGAGGCCGGGACAGTTCCGGCAGTTCTCGTCCATCCCGTAGGGGTTCTGCGGGCCTTCCTGGTGGGCGTCCATCAGTTGTTTCGGGAGTTTCGTGCCACGGAGAGTTACTTGTTTCGCGGGCTGCTCGGGTGGTAGTCGGTGTCGTACTCGCCGGGCTGGTCGTCCAGTCGGTCCGGGTTGATGCGGCCGCCCAACAGCATGAAGTCCAGAATCGTCACGTTGAGCATCGCTTCGACGACGGGGACGCCGCGCGGCGGCAGCACGGGGTCGTGGCGGCCGACGACCTGAATCTCTTTCTCCTCGCCGGTCTCCCAGTCGACTGTCTGCTGTTTCTTCGGAATCGACGTGGGCGCGTGCAGGGTCACCTCGCCGTAAATCGGCTCCCCAGTCGTGATGCCGCCCTGCAGGCCGCCGTGGTCGTTCTCGACGGGAACGGGCTCTCCTTCTTCCCCGAACTCCCAATCGTCGTTGTGCTCCTTCCCGGGAATCGTCCGGGCGTCGCGGCCGCGCCCGAACTCGAAGGCCGTGCTCGCGGGCACCGACATCATCGCCTGGCCGAGGCGCGCCTCCACAGAGTCGAAGCGCGGTGCACCGAGCCCGCGCGGCACGCCCTGGATTTCGAAGTAGATGGAGCCGCCAATCGAGTCGCCGCGCTCCTGGTAGTCCTCGATGAGCTCCTGCATCTCCGCGGCGGTCTCGGGGTGCGCGCAGCGCACGTCGTTGTCCTCCGTGTGTTCGAGCATCTCCTCGAAGGATACGTCGGGTGCCTCGATGTCGCCAATCTGGTTCACGTGGGCTTTCACCTGCACGCCCTCGTGCTCCAGAATCTCCTTGGCAATCGCGCCCGCCGCGACCCAATTCACGGTCTCGCGCGCCGAGGAGCGCCCGCCGCCGCCCCAGTTGCGCGTGCCGAACTTCGCGGAGTACGTGAAGTCGCCGTGGGACGGCCGCGGCGCGGTGACGAACGGCTCGTACTTCCCGGACTCGGCGTCCTTGTTCTGGATGGTCATGCCGATGGGCGTGCCCGTGGTGTAACCGTCCTGAATCCCGGAGTTGATGGTCACCTCGTCGGGCTCCCCGCGCGACGTCGTAATCATCGACTGGCCGGGCTTCCGGCGGTCGAGTTCGCGCTGAATCGTCTCCTCGTCGAGCTCCAGTCCCGCGGGGCAGCCCGACACCACGACACCCATTCCCTGGCCGTGGCTCTCGCCGTACGTCGTCACCTGGAACAGCCGCCCGAACCGATTACCGTTCATTACCGGAGCATACGTCCCGAGGGGCTTATGGCTTGCAGTCCGCGCAAGCGAAGTCCGCGACGCCGATTACAGGTCGACGGCGGCGCCGAGGTCGCCGAGCGCGTCGAAGAAGTCCGGGAAGGAGACGTCGACGTGCTCGGCGCCCTCGATGACCGTCTCGCCGTCCGCGACGAGCGCGGCGACGGCGAGTGCCATCACGATGCGGTGGTCGCCGCGGCCGTCAACGCGCGCGCCGGAGAGGTCGCTGTCGCCGCCGTGGACGACGAGTTCGTCCCGCCGCTCCTCGACGTCCGCCCCGAGTTTCGTGAGTTCCGCGGCCATCGCGGCGACGCGGTCGGTCTCCTTGTAGCGGACGTGCTCGGCGTCCGTAATCGTCGTCGTGCCGCCCGCAGCCGCGCCCAGCACCGCAATTGTCGGTAGGAGGTCGGGGGTGTCCGCGACGCCGACAGTGACGCCGTCGAGGTCGCTGCGACCCACGACAATCCGCCCCTCCGAGCGCCGCCAGTCGACGTCCGCGCCCATCTGCCGGAGGATGGAGACGATGGCGGCGTCACCCTGCTCGCTCGGGTGTGCGCCCTCGACGACGACTTCGTCGCCACCCGCGAGCGCGCCCGCCGCCAGCAGGTACGACGCCGACGAGAAGTCGCCGGGGACCGCGTACTCGCCGTCGACTGGTTCGTACGTCTGCCCGCCCGGGACGCGGTAGCCGTTCCCGTGCTCCGCGGCGTCGACGCCGAACGACTCCAGCACGTCGAGCGTGATGTCGACGTACGGCGCGGACTTCAGCTCGGTCGTCAGCTCGATGTCGACGCCGCGCTCGGTCACCGCGCCAGCCATCAGCAGCGACGTGACGAACTGCGAGGAGACGTCGCCCGGCATCTCCACACGTCCGCCGTTCATCGGTCCCTCGATGATGAGGGGTGCCTGCCCGTTCTCGCGGGTCGAGCGCGCGCTCCCGCCGAGTTCCTCGATAGCGTCCAGCAACGGTCCCTGCGGGCGCGAGCGCAGCGACCGGTCGCCCGTGAGCACCGTCGTGCCGTCGGCGAGCGCGGCCGCGCCCGAAACGAGTCGCATCGTCGTCCCGGAGTTCGCGCAGTCGATGACGTTCGCCGGTACGTCGGGCGCGCCGAGGAATCCGGTAACCGACCAGTCGCGGTCGATGCGCTCGGTGTCGCCGCCGAAGTGGTCGACGGCGCGCGCGGTCGCCTTCGTGTCCGCGCTCACGAGCGGGTTCCGTACGAGTGCGCCCTCCGCGTACCCCGCCGCGAGGAGCGCGCGGTGTGTGTAGCTCTTCGACGGCGGGGCGCGAGCCGTTCCCGACACCCGGGAGTTCCCGACAGTGACGTCCATGCGTACGGCGACGGCGGGCCCCGGTATCAGGGTTCCGGCGACGGCGACTATGCATGTCAGTGGACGCTTCCCACGATACCAACTCGACTTCCTGAAAGCCCTCGCCGGTCTCGACCGTCGGGCGACTCGCAGCGCTCGTCTCCCGCGGTCTCGTTCGCTGCACTCACGACACTCCCGCGGCTCGCTGCGCTCCTCGCTCCGCTGCGGTGCTTACGTCGTCCTCAGAACGCTGCGCGTTCTGATGGGTGGTTCGAGAGGACGAAGTCCTCTCGTCATCCCGAGAGACGCGACGCGTCTCTCGGTCGACTGCGGAGGACGCGATGCGTCTTCCGAACGCCGGGGTTCGTCGAGTGGGCGGTTGGCTTCGCCGACCGCCGCAAAACGTGGCGGCTTCGCCGCCACGCGCGTCTCGCCCTTTCAATCCGCCAGGACACAGAGTGAACCGTGGGGAGAGACCACAGTTTGTCGAGTTCGAATACCTCGTCGCTTCCCCGACCTGAACAGCCGGAGACGGTAGGATTTTGCAGCGGCCGCGACGAGTCGCGTGCATGGACCCCGACTTTACGCGTCTCGACGAGTTCCTCGACGAACAGGGACTCGACGGGTACGCCTTCCACGACGACGCGTCGAACAGCGACCTCTACTACGTCACGGGCTTCGACGCGCCGGACCCGTACTTGGCGGTCTACACGCCCGAGGAGACCGCCGTGCTCGTCTCCTCGCTGGAGTACGGTCGCGCGAAACAGGAGAGCCGCGCGGACACCGTCAAGCGCCACGCCGACTACGACTACCGCGCGAAGCACGCCGAACACGGCGAGCGGGAAGCACAGGCGCTGATGGCCGCGGAGTTCCTCGCGGACGTCGGCTGCGAGTCGCTGGCCGTCCAGAACGAGTTCCCGGTCGGCACCGCGGATGCGCTCCGCGGGCAGCAAATCGCTGTCGAACCCGACGAAGACGGCGTCGTCACGGACGTGCGCGCGACGAAGACCGACGCGGAAATCGAGCACGTGCGGGCTGCCCAGACGGCCAACGAGGCCGCGATGGCGCGCGCGGAGGAACTAATTCGTGGTGCAGACGTCACCGACGGCGGCGAACTCGTCCACGACGGCGACGTGCTCACCAGCGAGTTCGTCAAGCAGGAAATCGAAGTCGAACTCCTCCGACACGGCTGCGCCCTCGACGAGACCATCGTCGCGTGCGGGCGGGACGCCGCCGACCCCCACAACCGCGGGAGCGGGCCGCTGGAAGCCGGCGAGTTCGTCGTCGTGGACATCTTCCCGCGGGACAAGGACTCGAAGTACCACGCCGACATGACGCGGACGTTCCTCAACGGCACTCCCAGCGGAACCCAACAGGAGTGGTACGACGTCACCCACGAGGCCATGCAGGCCGCGCTCGACGTCGTCGAACCCGGAGCGACTGGCGAGGAAGTCAACCAGGCGGTCGTCGACATCTACACCGACCACGACTTCCCCACGGTCTACACCGACCCCGAAGCCGAGACTGGGTTCATCCACTCGACGGGCCACGGCGTCGGCCTCGACGTTCACGAGCAGCCGTCGCTCTCGCAGGGCGGCGAGGAACTCCGCCCCGGCCACGTCATCACTATCGAGCCCGGTCTCTACGACCCGGACGTCGGCGGCGTCCGCATCGAGGACATCGTCGTCGTCACCGAGGACAGCTACGAGAATCTCACCGGCTACGAGATTTCGCTCGCGGACTGACGGGGGCAACACTCCGGCCACGCCGTCACTCGCTCTGTGGCTCCTGGGTTGTCGGGCGTTCGCTGGCCAGCCGAATCGAGTAGTTCACGAGCGCCTCCATGCGGTCCAGCGACTCCATCGCGGACGCCAACTCCGGCGTCTCGCCGGTGGCCGCCCGCGCCGCTTCCAGGTCCTCGCGGAGCACGTCGATGGATTCGTGGAGGTCCGAGGAGAGCAGGTTCGTCAGTTCGAGCAGGTGGTCGCCGCGCTGGTCGTCCTCGTCGTCGACGACCGTGCGGAAGTGCACGGAGAGCCCGTCTTCCGAGGGGAACGCCCGCACCTCGAACGTCTTTTCCAGTGGCTGGAAGTGTTCGCGGAAGGTCACCGGCTCCTGGGCGGCCATCGCGCGGTGGTACTCCGTGTAGAAGCTCGTCCCGACGGCCCCGGGGAACGCGTCCCAGACGTTCTCCCCGATGACGTCCTCCGCGTTCACCTCCAGAATCTCCTCGGCGGCGCTGTTCACGTACGT encodes the following:
- a CDS encoding PAS domain-containing protein; the protein is MGELMHVLFVSAHQRTRAAVERALPEHASLTVTALPTAAAALGVLSEQAVDCIAVEHAAGGTDGLQLLRLVRDTDPAVPVVVYEAANADSIASSAISLDVTAYVRHGDEDDPLAALADACHDAAASYRAEQDVAMLNDLARNVYERITDGFFALDRDWQFTYVNSAAEEILEVNAEDVIGENVWDAFPGAVGTSFYTEYHRAMAAQEPVTFREHFQPLEKTFEVRAFPSEDGLSVHFRTVVDDEDDQRGDHLLELTNLLSSDLHESIDVLREDLEAARAATGETPELASAMESLDRMEALVNYSIRLASERPTTQEPQSE
- a CDS encoding M24 family metallopeptidase yields the protein MDPDFTRLDEFLDEQGLDGYAFHDDASNSDLYYVTGFDAPDPYLAVYTPEETAVLVSSLEYGRAKQESRADTVKRHADYDYRAKHAEHGEREAQALMAAEFLADVGCESLAVQNEFPVGTADALRGQQIAVEPDEDGVVTDVRATKTDAEIEHVRAAQTANEAAMARAEELIRGADVTDGGELVHDGDVLTSEFVKQEIEVELLRHGCALDETIVACGRDAADPHNRGSGPLEAGEFVVVDIFPRDKDSKYHADMTRTFLNGTPSGTQQEWYDVTHEAMQAALDVVEPGATGEEVNQAVVDIYTDHDFPTVYTDPEAETGFIHSTGHGVGLDVHEQPSLSQGGEELRPGHVITIEPGLYDPDVGGVRIEDIVVVTEDSYENLTGYEISLAD